The genomic window TACCTCGGTAGAGCAGAGGATCCGACCTCTTTAGGAGCAGTCGAGCAGAGATTCAACCTTGGTTCCCAGGACCCGTCGAGCCGCCGCGGTCACCGTCGATGGGGAGGCCGAAGTTGTCGGCAcgggggaggagagggcggaggtGGAGGTCCGGAGGAGAGGACTCGGGAGGCGAAGAAtcaggaggagaggagaggggagagactCGAGAGAGACTGAGGGAGGGAATAGAGCTCGGGCGGGgcacaaaccctaaccctaagtcCCTAACTAAGGAGAAGTCGCGGACGGTGGAGTGTGGTCCTCGAGCCGCCGCGGTGGCCGTCGATGGAGAGGCCGAACTTATCCAcacggaggaggagagggcggaggcGGTGGTCTGGAGGAGAGGGCTTGGGAGGCGAAGAatcgggaggagaggagaggggactaGGGAAGAAACTTGAGACTTGAGAGGCGACGGCAGCACAAACCCTAAATCCCCAAGGCCACGAACTCACGAAGTCGAGAAGTCGCGGGCGGTGgacgggttaaacgggtcgcgCTGAAGTTGGGCCGACGCGGGAAGTTGGGCCGATGCAAATAAAACGGGCTGAAGCGGGTCTATCAGCCCAATagctaaacgggttaaacggattACACGGGTCAGACATCTGAAATCCATAtctgacccaattaataaacggaTCAGACAtttaaaacccgtatccgacccaaacccatttagaccaaacccaaacctgtttatggcgggtcgaacgcgGGTCGGATTGGCGGGtcaggtcatattttgccacccctagttaTCCCTCCATCACACAATATTGTCTCCTGTGGATTTTCAATAGGCAAGCATTAACTTATTCAAGGCATCCAATTATCTACATTTCTCTGGGTCCCTCCTTCAAACCACGTAGTGCATTGCTTCTACTTTGGTTATAAACAGGGGCAACACCAAAGAATAATGGGTGTGTAAGTAGAATTGAAAAAGAGTACACTTTTTAACTGTAGTGGCCCCATATACTGGTGCAAACAATCCAGGCCAAGCTGCTCAGCTCGGCTCAGTATGTTGGAAGAGCTTCTTGAGCttagctcgagctcgggctaaGCTTTGGATCAGCACGGTTCAGCCAAACTTTGAGCCGAGCTTTAACTTAGCGAAGCCTGATTTCTCTATTATTTTTCAAATCGAACCATTGTTCAAGCTCAGTTGTTTTGGAGCAGAGCTtcaaaaaaagaatatatatatatatatatatatatatatatatatatatatatatatatatatatatatatatatttgagctTGGCTAGTTAATTTTTCGATCGGGTCAAGTTTGAACCAGCAAACCCTAGCACCCGATGTGTTGATAAATGAATCAACTTTGCTTCCCCAAACTTCCTTGGAGCAATGTTAATTGAAAATGTTAAAGACATCCATGCATGACTTATCGATGTTTATGCCTGCATGCGTATATCAAGGGTTGTGGAGTCAAATTAATGTAAGTCAAGATGCTAACTTAAAGCAAACCAGATATTATGGGATCAAAAGAACATGGCAGCAAGTGGCATGCACGATGCCACACTACGTGGCACATGTTCCAAACCTTGAGAGGCCCACAAAAGAAACAGTGTGAAGCTCCTGGCTGACTGCCACAACAAGCAATGGCCCTGTTACGCCATTTGAGGGCCAAGGTATCACGAATCTTTGGCAGAGTTAATCCAAGCCAAGTTTGGGGAGTCACTCTTATCATTTCTTTGTATGGTTGCTTTCGTTCTTTTCTGGGGTACATGTATGGTTGCTTTCGTTCTTTTCTGCCTCCAAGCATTCTAAAAGTCAACATTGGCTGGCCTTCCGCTCCTCTGGAGTCCTAGCTTTTGGGGCAAACGTTCAGGAATAGTTATTTTCCTTTTGCTCAGCTCCATACAACTTAGATAGCATTGAGCCTCTTCACCTCACAAGTCCCATCTTTGCCATCCTCAATAGGATATTTCCTTTCCTATGAGAATAAGGAGCCAGCTTTTGGTGATCGTAGATCACTAGTTGttgaaatatttgcagaagaagagaaaaataagagagagaaaaagagagaaagaaaagtgaTTTCATTTCTCTATTTCATTACATTCGATATATCTCGGGAGTTATACATACTTATGTATAGActccatataaaaaaaataatataggctgatataTAATCataataacaaagaaaaatattatgggtgATACAGATTAttatgtgatccctaaaatcaCTCGAAGAAAATcttgctaataaagaaaaataatataggttgatacatgatcatgctaataaaaaaaataataaggatGATGCAGGTTGTTACGTGTcactaaaattatgctaacatcCTTCCTCAAACTCGAAATGGTACTGTAGATGCAAATTTGAGTTTGAAAACTAGATTACGAATACATCCAGAAACTCAGGTACTAGATCAAGAGTTAAAGTAGCAGCTCAAAAACTGACGTGATAGACTCAGAGCTGACATAGCAACTCAAAAGCTGATGTGGTGGTACATCAAGAATTGATGTGGCAGAACATGAGCTATTATAGCAGCTCAGAAGCTGATGCAGCAGATTAAAAGTTGACATAACAACTCAGAAGATGATATGACAGACTGATGTGTCAAGCTGATGTGAGAATATAGAGAATTTGATATGGCAGAACAAAAACTAACATCGTAGCTTAAAAACTGATGTGGCAAATTAGAAAGCTAACATAACAAACTGATGTATTTGACAATACTAACGTAGCTCATTGATGTGGTAGACTAATGCGTCCACCAACATGACTGACTAACATAGCAAACTATTGTTTGTCGATGTCTCTAACTGACATGACATATTAATGTGTCTACCAATGTGGCTAATTAACTTGTTTGATGATGTGGCAATGAGAAGATACATGAAAGATGACAGTTGCAGTGAAGACAGAGCTCAGAGAGAAGGCAACCGAAGGTTGACAATCCTCGTAGACAAAGGCACTATGGAAAAGAAGCAAAAGACGTCGAACTTGATAGTGAAAGAACTAGAGGCAGCAAATAAAACTAGAGATAaagagaaaggggttgagcaacGGTGAGGAGAAACGACTGAAGATCTGAAGCTGAGAAGAAAAGTAATGGAGATGAGCTACAAATCCATTAGAAAATAGAAGATCTTCGAGTATTAATCCACTAAAAATAGATGATATATAGATCTACTAAGGAGTATGAGATCTTTGAATGTTGATTCACTAGAAAATAGAAAATCTGCGAAAAAATAGAGAATCTGCGAATCTACCAGAAATAAAAGATTTTGGGTGTTAATTTACGAGGAAACAGATATCAATAGATGGGTAATGGGGTCTTTAAAGCTTCTATACATTACAATGATGACCACAACAAAGACAGAAGAGATGGTGGCAGTACATTAGGTGATCgatggctctgatactattttaaaatatttataaaaaatgagaaaaacaagagaaaaagagagaaagaaaagtaattttatttttctattttattactTTCCGTACATCTCAAGGATTATATATATTCGTGTACAAAACTTCATATAAggaaaataatataggctgatataTGATCacgctaacaaaaaaaaaaatattatagatgGTACAAGTTGTTATACGATCTCTAAAAACATTCtaacaagattttgctaataaaaaaataatataagttgATACAGAATCATACTAACAAAAAACAATAATATGGGCGATGTAGATTATTACGTGATcgctaaaattatgctaacaccAGTAATTCTTATCCCAGAATAATCTAATCCCCGATGATTTAAGATCATCGTGTTTAATATGCTATATTTCGGTGATTAAAGATTCCAGATATCCATGAGTaacatatttaatattttgtaaAAATGCAAAATCATTGACCATATAATactaaaactatctatttgtaTATTCCATATTAATacatttcataaaaatatatttattagtcctataaattattaatcatataaaaatatattattttttattatagaattaatattttcattcatACTTATAATATATGGTCCCACTTAGTTATGTATGAATTTTACATGCATTATTGACAAAttaggagaaaaataaaaaatattgaacTACCAGaaagtaggggtggcaatcgggtcgggtcggacataaacgggtcgggtcaaatgttaaacgggtcagaaaagtataaatctgaacccgacctgtttattaaacaggtcagaaagtacaaacccgaacccgacctgtttattaaacaggtaacccggtccgacccgtttaacctgtttaataaactgatcaattaaacatttaaatgggtcgggtttTCTTCTGTTTCATGAAGATGTGCAGGATTATCGATGGATTCCCGCAAGGGGAAAGCAAACTTACCAAGGTGTTTTCAGCTGCAAACTTGTATTACAACTATTCTGGTAATAAATCATGCTTTGATATCGAAAATGGAACTGATCCTCATGGTCTCCATGGATGGGATTGGCAGGTAGAACCATCTTCTCTTATAATTCTATTTCAATTTATttaaacatttttctttttcaagaaaTCCATATGCTATGTGCTCTAGCTTTTAAATGGGTATTATTACTACAAAATACATGCTCCTTGTCATGACTGAAGTTGATCTCGTCGCTAAAAATATTGGTAATGATTTTTAGGTTTTATGCATATCTTCGTGGCTAAAAGTTTTCATGACAACAAAAAAACTATCATCCCTAGATCTCAAAGTCGTTTGCGATGATTCTTTGTTGTCATCAAGCATGCTTCTTTTCGCGACAAAAACTAGAAGACATATATTTTGCCAGATAAATACATAACTTGTTCTCATGGTGATGAGGTTCTATTATTTGGTGACGACATAGGTCATCACAAAAGACCTTATCTGGCGATCTGCAGGGACGAAAAATATTTTCATgatatttattaaatctaaactGGAGTCTCATCGAACCGGTCTCTATACACTCGTCTAAATTAGGATCATGTGGCCTAGTATCTATGGCAATTTTGATGAAAGCTTTTAAATATACCTAAGTCCAGGATCCTGAATGACATAGTATGGTCTCTGCAGCCCAAAAATCTATTCTCATTGACCACCAAATTACTTGTACAAACAAAGGAGGCCGCATGCACATAACAAGATATGATTTGTGGTATAGTTTAATGTGGAAATGTGCTTTCTAAAGTTGTTAATGCTCCTACAGGCATGCACAGAGATGGTCATGCCGATGACATGCTCTAATGAAAGCATGTTCCCATCATCGAGCTATGATTATAATGAATTCGGAGATGAATGCATGGCAAAGTATGGCGTTCGACCAAGACCCCATTGGATCACTACAGAATATGGTGGCAATGTAAGTGCTTTCTTCCTTCTATACGTATCCAAtctccaaaaagaaaagggtAACCTCTTAAAAGAATGTATCTCATGAGTCATGATGAACCAAGAAATAGTTTTTTAATGCTTGCTTGGATGGTATCATTCATTGTTATTTGGACGAGGGAATGGGATTCAATTCAGTTCTGGTTGAAGTCATCCTTCGAGGGGTATAATAGGTATAGAGCAGAAGGTaagaaaacaacaacaacaacaacaataacaacaatGATAATTACATAAGCTTGCTCAGCATGCAATTGTTTGTTTAATCTATAAGATCCTTTCTATGACCATTGTTAGCATATAAAATcctatgaattttttttagagAAAAGTTAAGAACATTTCTAATTGTCATGCTCAATGGTTGTGGTGCAACAGAGAATTGATGCAGTACTTAAGAGGTTTGGAAGCAACATCATTTTCTCTAATGGAATGAGAGATCCTTGGAGCAGAGGAGGGTAAAcagttttttcaaaaaaatttcgaGGGCTTTAAGACCAACTTTAAATCTTTTAAACATGCTGAAATTAAGATTTTGGCTGTTATAGTCTGTTCATAACTTGAATGCAGGGTACTCAGAAACATATCATCT from Phoenix dactylifera cultivar Barhee BC4 unplaced genomic scaffold, palm_55x_up_171113_PBpolish2nd_filt_p 001872F, whole genome shotgun sequence includes these protein-coding regions:
- the LOC103699302 gene encoding lysosomal Pro-X carboxypeptidase-like produces the protein MKMCRIIDGFPQGESKLTKVFSAANLYYNYSGNKSCFDIENGTDPHGLHGWDWQACTEMVMPMTCSNESMFPSSSYDYNEFGDECMAKYGVRPRPHWITTEYGGNRIDAVLKRFGSNIIFSNGMRDPWSRGGVLRNISSSIIALVTEKGAHHLDLRFATKDDPKWLLEQRKQEIDIIQSWIDQYHIDFKE